From Leishmania infantum JPCM5 genome chromosome 15, a single genomic window includes:
- a CDS encoding ATP diphosphohydrolase, with translation MRPYSSVRRMTQQSKRLRIAGTLVLSALVIFGFLVYYQSPLLSPCDSAYANVYDVVIDAGSTGSRVHVFQYERGRTGLVLLRERFKRVEPGLSSFATDPDGAKESLAGLLRFADKVVPQSYQKCTFVTLKATAGLRLLPESVQQVLLDAAQHTLNASPFQSRGASIISGAQEGVYGWLTVNYLLNRLDTDVATVATIDMGGASTQVVFETTPTSGEWLPFNYAHQLRTPKRTITMYQHSYLGLGMNEAKKKLMMSFAEANGTSSFPCFPRGYAKRLNDVELRNSDATDFDACAGLFREHVITKTTCKFDACGARGVPQPLFPSRRHLIYAFSYFYDRLYHFSKEGSPVYVSSYKEVGQEVCHRESARRTTAPEETACMELAYMYSFLTYGLGLSDATALTVPNRIEGMAVSWSLGSSLSFLLKME, from the coding sequence ATGCGACCGTACTCCTCGGTGCGGCGCATGACTCAACAGTCGAAGCGACTGCGCATCGCCGGCACCCTTGTGCTTAGCGCGCTTGTTATCTTCGGTTTCCTCGTTTACTATCAAAGCCCTCTGCTCTCCCCATGTGACTCGGCGTACGCGAATGTATACGACGTCGTCAtcgacgccggcagcactGGCTcacgtgtgcatgtgttCCAATACGAGCGCGGCCGCACCGGTCTCGTACTTCTGAGAGAGCGCTTCAAACGAGTAGAGCCGGGTCTATCCTCTTTTGCCACCGACCCAGACGGCGCCAAGGAGTCGCTTgcggggctgctgcgcttcgcgGATAAGGTGGTCCCGCAAAGCTACCAGAAGTGCACCTTCGTCACCCTCAAGGCCACCGCCGGCCTTCGGCTCCTACCTGAGTCCGtccagcaggtgctgctggacgctGCCCAGCACACACTCAACGCATCTCCATTTCAGTCTCGTGGTGCCTCCATCATCTCTGGCGCTCAAGAGGGCGTCTACGGGTGGCTGACGGTGAACTACCTGCTGAACAGGCTCGACACGGACGTTGCCACCGTCGCGACCATCGACATGGGAGGTGCCTCGACACAGGTCGTCTTCGAGACGACGCCCACGTCTGGAGAATGGCTGCCCTTCAACTATGCCCACCAGCTGCGCACACCAAAGCGCACGATCACCATGTATCAGCACAGCTATCTCGGCCTTGGGATGAacgaggcgaagaagaagctTATGATGTCATTCGCCGAAGCGAACGGGACGTCGTCTTTCCCGTGCTTCCCGAGAGGGTATGCGAAGCGCCTGAACGATGTGGAACTTCGAAACAGTGACGCCACGGACTTTGACGCGTGTGCAGGACTATTTCGCGAACATGTCATAACAAAGACGACCTGCAAGTTTGATGCCTGTGGCGCCcgcggcgtgccgcagccgctgttTCCGTCAAGGCGGCATCTCATCTACGCCTTCTCCTACTTTTACGACCGACTCTACCACTTCAGCAAGGAGGGGAGCCCGGTCTACGTCTCGTCGTACAAGGAGGTCGGGCAAGAGGTGTGCCACCGGGAATCTGCGAGGCGGACCACCGCCCCTGAGGAAACGGCCTGCATGGAGCTGGCGTACATGTACAGCTTCTTGACATACGGCCTAGGGCTTAGTGACGCCACGGCTCTCACGGTGCCCAACCGCATCGAGGGTATGGCGGTTTCCTGGTCTCTtggctcctctctctccttcctgcTCAAGATGGAATGA
- a CDS encoding putative cytochrome-b5 reductase, producing MWSTTQQSEHLAAKCAKKPVNTFSPDSYKPFKLISSRYESHDTRRFYFALDSPDDSFYMPVASCIIAKYTDADGKDVARPYTPISSNSTKGHFELVVKKYPKGKMGNYLFSMQPGDELLVKGPFEKFAYKPNMWKHVGMIAGGTGISPMYQVIRAVLENPKDKTNISLIYANNQRRDILLANELIEMQKVYNNFNMYLTLLEVPHRWLGGIGYVNSAMVTTFMPKPGEKNTKILVCGPPPMMQAISGDKLFEPGKPPQQGQVSGLLKTLGYTEEQVFKY from the coding sequence ATGTGGAGTACCACGCAGCAGTCGGAGCACTTAGCGGCCAAGTGTGCCAAGAAACCAGTGAACACGTTCTCCCCCGATAGCTACAAGCCATTCAAGTTGATTTCCTCTCGGTACGAGTCGCACGATACGCGCCGCTTTTACTTTGCCCTCGATAGCCCCGATGATAGCTTCTACATGCCAGTTGCTTCGTGCATTATCGCGAAGTACACCGATGCAGACGGCAAGGACGTTGCTCGGCCATACACTCCCATCTCCTCTAATAGCACCAAGGGCCACTTTGAACTCGTTGTGAAGAAGTATCCAAAAGGAAAAATGGGCAACTATCTGTTCTCCATGCAACCAGGCGACGAACTGCTCGTCAAGGGCCCCTTTGAGAAGTTTGCGTACAAGCCCAACATGTGGAAGCACGTGGGCATGAttgccggcggcaccggcatcTCTCCAATGTACCAGGTGATTCGTGCCGTGCTAGAGAATCCCAAAGACAAGACCAACATTTCTCTCATCTATGCCAACAACCAACGCCGCGACATTCTGCTTGCTAACGAGCTGATTGAGATGCAGAAGGTCTACAACAACTTCAACATGTATTTGACCCTTCTGGAGGTGCCGCACCGGTGGCTAGGCGGTATCGGCTATGTGAATAGTGCCATGGTAACCACCTTTATGCCGAAGCCGGGGGAGAAGAACACGAAGATCCTCGTATGTGGCCCCCCTCCGATGATGCAGGCCATCAGCGGCGACAAGCTATTTGAGCCTGGCAAGCCGCCTCAGCAGGGCCAGGTAAGTGGCCTGCTGAAAACGCTAGGCTACACGGAGGAGCAGGTCTTCAAGTACTGA
- a CDS encoding putative heat shock protein HslVU, ATPase subunit HslU, producing the protein MRPRELMKELDRYIVGQSEAKKAVSVALRNRWRRHQVPSDIREEIAPKNILMIGPTGVGKTEIARRLAKLVDAPFVKVEATKFTEVGFHGRDVESIIEDLYKASLSQTKQNIRRQHEEEAKLKAEDRILKSLAGVSDGFREHLRSGALDDIEVMVELQEKKEKPKTASGEGVFISLDIPSMMGGQRQQTVKKVMKIKDAFPAVLQEELDKMMDTEDVTAEALRACEEDGIVVIDEIDKIVTAAGGYKGHQASAEGVQQDLLPLVEGTTVSTKFNVQVKTDKILFICSGAFHSVKPSDMLAELQGRLPIRVELQQLSKEDFHRIITEPRFNLIAQHKAMMATEGVDLIFEDDALWEIASIAAYINSTVQNIGARRLITITEKVVEEISFEGPERKSEKFVIDAAYVKKAVDKMVKKVDIKKFIL; encoded by the coding sequence ATGCGCCCACGCGAGTTGATGAAGGAGCTGGACCGCTACATTGTGGGCCAGAgcgaggcgaagaaggctgtgtcggtggcgctgcgcaatcgctggcgccgccaccaggTGCCGAGCGATATTCGCGAGGAAATCGCGCCAAAGAACATTCTTATGATTGGCCCAACCGGCGTGGGCAAGACGGAGATTGCCCGTCGCCTCGCCAAGCTCGTAGATGCTCCGTTCGTCAAGGTGGAGGCCACCAAGTTCACCGAGGTCGGCTTCCACGGCCGCGACGTGGAGAGCATCATCGAGGACCTCTATAAGGCCTCTTTGTCGCAGACCAAGCAGAACATCCGTCGCCAGCATGAGGAAGAGGCGAAGTTGAAGGCGGAGGACCGCATTCTTAAGTCTTTGGCCGGCGTGTCAGACGGCTTCCGGgagcacctgcgcagcggggCATTGGACGACATCGAGGTCATGGTGGAGCTTcaagagaagaaagaaaaaccCAAGACAGCGAGCGGCGAGGGCGTCTTCATTTCTCTTGACATCCCTTCCATGATGGGTGGGCAACGCCAGCAGACGGTGAAGAAGGTGATGAAGATCAAGGACGCTTTCCCGgctgtgctgcaggaggagctggacaAGATGATGGACACCGAGGACGTCACGgctgaggcgctgcgcgcctgcgaggaggacggcatCGTTGTCATTGACGAGATCGACAAGATCGTGACGGCAGCGGGCGGGTACAAGGGCCACCAGGCTTCCGCCGAGGGCGTCCAGCAGGATCTGCTACCGTTGGTAGAGGGCACCACGGTGTCGACGAAGTTTAATGTGCAGGTGAAGACGGACAAGATCTTGTTtatctgcagcggcgccttccACAGCGTTAAGCCGTCCGACatgctggcggagctgcagggcCGTCTGCCCATCCGCGTcgagctccagcagctgagcAAGGAAGATTTTCACCGCATCATCACCGAGCCTCGTTTCAACCTTATTGCGCAGCACAAGGCGATGATGGCTACAGAGGGCGTCGACCTCATCTTTGAGGACGACGCGCTCTGGGAGATTGCTAGCATCGCCGCGTACATCAACTCGACAGTGCAGAACATcggcgcccgccgcctcATCACAATCACGGAGAAGGTTGTTGAGGAGATCAGCTTCGAGGGACCGGAGCGAAAGAGCGAGAAGTTCGTCATTGACGCCGCCTACGTCAAGAAGGCCGTGGACAAGATGGTCAAGAAAGTGGACATCAAGAAGTTCATCTTGTGA
- a CDS encoding putative mitochondrial carrier protein produces MTSTSRAERENLVSVFAGGFAGVCSTCVTNPLDTIRVRLSAGRSATGKSHKSLLITARELFNEGLFHAFSRGLGANIMASMPSNAIYLPTYRFLKGELADSRVSEQVRPMICAFGAVTATNLTLSPLFVIRTRVQVDDKLTIHQVLSDVMRRDGMRGLYRGTVTNIAGRFVEEGCFWTVYELLKRVTHEGSFGERGFWWSSAAMVSLTMIAKLVAVGIAYPYNVVMNHLRTVNKVTGEHDYVRVMPTMRHIYAADGFLGFYKGLAPQMLRSVISKATQIYSFELVLFTYAQVYHRKPLPVPAVRIIDPAAESDGSAVE; encoded by the coding sequence ATGACGTCTACGTCGCGCGCCGAACGGGAGAACCTAGTCTCCGTCTTTGCCGGCGGGTTTGCCGGCGTCTGCTCGACGTGCGTTACGAACCCTCTCGACACTATCCGCGTGCGCCTATCGGCCGGCCGGTCTGCCACAGGAAAGTCACACAAGAGTCTCCTCATCACAGCACGCGAGCTCTTCAACGAAGGCCTCTTTCACGCCTTCAGTCGCGGTCTCGGTGCCAACATCATGGCTTCCATGCCTTCCAACGCCATCTACCTTCCCACCTACCGCTTTCTCAAGGGCGAGCTCGCTGATTCGAGGGTGAGCGAGCAGGTGCGACCGATGATCTGCGCCTTTGGTGCCGTCACGGCGACTAACCTGACCCTCTCCCCGCTGTTTGTGATTCGGACCCGTGTGCAAGTTGACGACAAGCTTACGATTCACCAAGTGCTGAGCGATGTTATGCGCCGCGATGGCATGCGTGGCCTCTACCGCGGCACAGTCACCAACATCGCTGGCCGCTTTGTAGAAGAGGGGTGCTTCTGGACCGTGTATGAGCTGCTCAAGCGTGTGACGCACGAGGGCAGCTTCGGCGAGCGCGGCTTCTGGTGGtcctcggcggcgatggtgtcCTTGACGATGATAGCGAAGCTAGTTGCAGTCGGCATTGCGTACCCGTACAACGTCGTCATGAACCACCTGCGCACGGTGAACAAGGTAACGGGGGAGCACGACTACGTGCGGGTGATGCCAACAATGCGGCACATTTACGCAGCGGACGGCTTCCTCGGCTTCTACAAGGGATTGGCCCCGCAGATGCTACGCAGCGTCATTAGCAAGGCCACGCAAATATACTCGTTTGAGCTGGTGCTATTCACCTATGCGCAGGTATACCACCGCAAGCCACTGCCAGTCCCGGCGGTGCGCATCATCGACCCTGCCGCTGAGTCCGACGGATCGGCAGTCGAGTAA
- a CDS encoding putative ATP-dependent RNA helicase — protein sequence MWLELGLCKALIRAVSHLGYISPTPVQAEAIPAALRGADVCARAVTGSGKTAAFLLPLAHLLLTRQPQKATTLNSRRRFIRAVVLLPTRELGVQCQDMLAQLLQFTSGLTVALAIGGVAPAAQEAALDAVPDILVATPGRLVDYIHNYKNGAGLDLTGVEVLVLDECDKMLTVTLQDQVLDILQHIPEETRQVLMFSATMTKEVDEFAKEHLFKPINVDIGHIALQSKLRQQFVRIRTTPVTLTSTADDVDAAAVSTAEAAAKDGETPREKRLRQKRSRAERAPADDADDGRDDASAVESDQEHIAKVKTRYLVALCQNYLKDKTIIFCRYRTTTHRLALVFNALGLPAAEIQGNQLQEERFQAFEKFARSEVRYLITTDVASRGLDIQGVATVLNYDLPPTLTAYIHRVGRTARIGQTGTAVSLVHEVEDADIMRKILSVSGAINEHQVATVKRRDVPDALLAKATKDIDDIFPQVRAQLAAEQLEEKIAQAEKRYGTASDGFLNEVTTKAKREWCLSREERKKRDEEARRLYEKEAEVTINHFQNELSNLEREETEILQRQRKVRRVEREKKMHEASKIKARARELRAKSEKKIQAGVVKKLKQRRIRQAAKERRAEARAQKGVAPYRHGDGKQRNKKSRHKKRMKKH from the coding sequence GCTGGAGCTGGGGCTGTGCAAGGCTCTCATCCGCGCTGTGTCGCACCTGGGGTACATTTCTCCCACACCAGTGCAGGCGGAGGCCATtcctgcggcgctgcgcggggccgacgtgtgcgcgcgagccGTCACGGGATCCGGCAAAACCGCTGCCTTCCTGCTACCGCTGGCGCACCTGCTCCtcacgcggcagccgcagaaaGCAACCACGCTGAACAGTCGACGCCGCTTCATCCGGGccgttgtgctgctgccgacgcggGAGCTCGGTGTGCAGTGCCAAGACATGCtagcgcagctcctccagttCACTTCGGGgctgacggtggcgctggccatcggcggcgtcgcgcctgccgcgcagGAGGCCGCGCTGGATGCGGTGCCGGATATCCTGGTGGCAACCCCTGGCCGGCTCGTCGATTACATTCACAACTACAAGAACGGGGCCGGCCTTGACCTGACcggggtggaggtgctggtgctggatGAGTGCGACAAGATGCTGACGGTCACTCTGCAGGATCAAGTGCTGGACATCCTGCAGCACATCCCGGAAGAGACGCGCCAGGTGCTCATGTTCTCTGCCACCATGACGAAGGAGGTGGACGAGTTCGCCAAAGAGCACCTCTTCAAGCCCATCAACGTCGACATCGGCCACATCGCCTTGCAGTCGAAGCTCCGGCAGCAGTTTGTGCGCATCCGCACCACCCCTGTGACGTTGACTTCGACTGCCGACGACGtagatgccgccgccgtctccactgcagaggcggcagcgaaggACGGCGAGACGCCGCGTGAAAAGCGGCTGCGCCAGAAGCGGAGCCGGGCAGAGCGGGCGCCGGCTGACGACGCAGATGACGGGCGGGACGACGCTTCCGCCGTGGAAAGCGATCAGGAGCATATCGCCAAGGTCAAGACGCGCTACCTCGTTGCCCTTTGCCAGAACTACCTAAAAGACAAGACGATCATCTTCTGCCGCTACCGCACCACCACGCATCGACTAGCTCTCGTGTTCAACGCACTGGGCCTGCCTGCCGCGGAGATCCAGGGCAACCAGCTGCAGGAAGAGCGCTTTCAGGCCTTCGAGAAGTTTGCGCGCAGCGAGGTGCGGTACCTCATCACCACGGACGTGGCGTCGCGCGGGCTCGACATTCAAGGAGTGGCCACGGTGCTCAACTACGACTTGCCGCCGACTCTCACTGCCTACATCCACCGCGTGGGGCGCACCGCGCGCATTGGGCAGACCGGCACCGCGGTGTCCCTCGTGCATGAAGTCGAGGACGCCGACATCATGCGCAAGATCCTCTCGGTGAGCGGTGCCATCAACGAACATCAGGTAGCGACTGTGAAGCGCCGCGATGTGCCGGATGCGCTGTTGGCCAAGGCGACCAAAGACATCGACGACATTTTCCCGCAGGTGCGCGCACAGCTGGCGGCCGAGCAGCTTGAGGAGAAGATTGCCCAGGCTGAGAAGCGCTACGGCACGGCCAGTGACGGCTTCCTCAACGAGGTGACGACAAAGGCGAAGCGGGAGTGGTGCCTCAGCCGCGAGGAGCGCAAAAAacgcgacgaggaggcacGCCGTCTGTAcgagaaggaggcggaggtgacTATCAACCACTTCCAGAATGAGCTGTCGAACTTGGAGCGGGAGGAGACGGAGATtctgcagcgtcagcgcaAGGTGCGCCGCGTGGAGCGGGAAAAGAAGATGCACGAGGCGAGCAAGATCAAGgcccgcgcgcgcgagctgcgcgcgaaGAGCGAGAAGAAGATCCAAGCCGGCGTTGTGAAGAAGCTCAAGCAGCGAAGGATCCGCCAGGCTGCCAAGGAGCGGCGTGCCGAGGCTCGCGCGCAGAAGGGCGTTGCTCCCTACAGGCACGGTGACGGTAAGCAGCGCAACAAGAAGTCTCGCCATAAGAAGCGCATGAAGAAGCACTGA